GGGTCTGCGTCGCCGCTCCGCCCGACACCCGCCGCCCGTGGTGAGGGGGGCGGGATGTCTGGAACGGGATATGNNNNNNNNNNNNNNNNNNNNNNNNNNNNNNNNNNNNNNNNNNNNNNNNNNNNNNNNNNNNNNNNNNNNNNNNNNNNNNNNNNNNNNNNNNNNNNNNNNNNTCCCCTACCGGACTCTAGCCTGCCCGTATCGACTGCAGGCCCGGGGTTGAGCCCCGGGTTTTCACAGCCGACGCGACAGGCCGCCTACGAGCTCTTTACGCCCAATAATTCCGGACAACGCTTGCACCCTACGTATTACCGCGGCTGCTGGCACGTAGTTGGCCGGTGCTTCTTCTGCAGGTACCGTCACTTGCGCTTCGTCCCTGCTGAAAGAGGTTTACAACCCGAAGGCCGTCATCCCTCACGCGGCGTCGCTGCGTCAGGCTTTCGCCCATTGCGCAATATTCCCCACTGCTGCCTCCCGTAGGAGTCTGGGCCGTGTCTCAGTCCCAGTGTGGCCGATCGCCCTCTCAGGCCGGCTACCCGTCGTCGCCTTGGTAGGCCATTACCCCACCAACAAGCTGATAGGCCGCGGGCCCATCCCAAGCCAATAAATCTTTCCACACCACCAGATGCCCAAAGGTGTGAATATCCGGCATTAGCCCCGGTTTCCCGGAGTTATTCCAGAGCCTGGGGCAGGTTGCCCACGTGTTACTCACCCGTTCGCCGCTGACCCGAAGGTCCGCTCGACTTGCATGTGTTAAGCACGCCGCCAGCGTTCGTCCTGAGCCAGGATCAAACTCTCCATCGATGCTTTAAACTCCCTCGATGGGAGAAACCCCGGCAAAATATGGACACAGATCCGTAGATCGTCCATCAAATGCCAAAGGAACCTTACAAACCCCCACAGACAACACCACCAACCCGGCATCAAACCAGACCAGCAGCGCCACCCGCGGAACGGGGTATTTATGGCACTGACTTCTATGGCACGCTGTTGAGTTCTCAAGGAGCGGACGCATAAACCGGATCCACACCAACGGTGTGGGGTGCCGGCGCTTCGACTCGCTGATCCAAAAGATCATATGGATCGTGTCAGCTTGCTCCGATTTCTCGGTAGCCGCCACGTCCGGCGTCCCTATCGGGACACTCCCGGCACCGCTGGTCAGATCCTCGCGAGCCTCACAGGTGGGGCTCCGCGTTCCGCCCGGCTTGGTGCCGTGAGGAGAACATTACGGTCGACCAGCGGCAAGCGTCAAACGCAGAGGCCCTAAATCGATGTGAGCTGCGTCACATCGTCGACGTCGCGACTGGACGATGTTGGCTGATATGGGAGTCTGGTTGGCCGGGCTTGCTTCCGGTTCCGCTGCCACAGCGGGGCTTCAACGGCTTGGCCGGGCTTCGACCGGCTTCGGCCCGTCGCCCTGCTCGCGCCTCTCGTCGAACGCCCGGTTCGCGCCCCTCATCGAGCTGCCGGCCCGCCCGGATCGGGTCGCGGGGCCGAGGGGTGGCGCCCAGGCCGGGCGCCGCTCACCGTCGGATGCCCCGCCAGCCACAACCGCCACGGCACGTCGCGCGCCGTGCGTATGCCGACGCGTGGCCCCGTCAGCACGCTCCCGATCTCACGGCTCTCGCCGTAGCCCTGGTCCCGCTCGACGGTGATCGGGCCACCGCCGGTGACGGGCGATCCGGTCAGCGAGCCGTCGACGCCCAGGGCACGCGCCAGGCGGCCGGGGCCACGGGCGAGGTCCCGGTCGCTCAGCCGAGGCGCCCCCGCCCGCGCCGCCGCGAGCCCGTCCACGACCTCGCCTGCGCGCACGAGCACCGCGGCCGCCATGCCGGGTGGCCCGCAGACGAGGTTCAGGCACCAGTGCATGCCGTAGATGAAATACACGTATGCCCGTCCCGCCGGTCCGAACATCACGGCGGACCGGGGCGTCGGCCCGCGCGCGGCGTGCGAGGCCGGGTCGTCCGTCCCCCCGTAGGCCTCGACCTCAGTAAGCCGCACGGACACCTGCCCGTGCCGGATCGTGGCGCCGAGCAGGTCCCGCGCGACGGCCAGCACAGGCCGGACGTAGAACTCCTCCGGCAGCGGCTGACCGTCCCGTGATCCCGGGCCGGTCAGCCGACGCCCCACTTCCGATCGGCGCCGAGCGCGCCGCGCAGGGCCACGACCTGGTCGCGCACCCGCGCCGGCGCGGTCCCCCCGGGCGCCGACCTGGCGTCGAGCGCCCCGGCGACCGACAGCACCGTCCGCACGTCCGGCGTCAGCTCGGGGCTGATCTCGGCCAGCCGCTCGTCGGAGACCTCGTGCAGGTCGACCCCCTCGACCACGCACCAGGCGACCAGGGCACCCACCGCCTCGTGCGCCGACCGGAAGGGCACCCCACGGCGGACGAGGTACTCGGCCACGTCGGTGGCCAGCGAGAAGCCGTCCGGCGCCGCCGCGGCGAGCCGCTCGGCGCGCACCTTCATGGTCGCCACCGTCCCGGTCACCGCCGGCAGCACGACGAGCAGGGTGTCGACGGCGTCGAACACCGGCTCCTTGTCCTCCTGCAGGTCTCGGTCATACGCGAGCGGCAGACCCTTCAGGGTCGCCAGCAGGCCGGCCAGGTTGCCGATGAGCCGGCCGGACTTGCCCCTGGCCAGCTCGCCGACGTCGGGGTTCTTCTTCTGCGGCATGATCGAGCTGCCGGTGGCGAAGGCGTCGTCCAGCTCCACCCAGGCGAACTCCCGGCTGGTCCACAGCACCAGCTCCTCGCCGAGCCGGGACAGGTGCACGCCGATCATCGCCGCGACGAACAGGAACTCGGCGGCGAAGTCGCGGTCGGAGACGGCGTCGATCGAGTTGGCGAACGCCCGGTCGAAACCGAGTTCCGCGGCGACGCCCTCGGGGTCCAGCGGCAGCGACGAACCGGCCAGGGCGCCGGCGCCGAGCGAGCAGACCGCCGCCCGCCGGTCCCAGTCGCGCAGCCGGTCCACGTCGCGGACGAACGCGTGCACATGGGCGAGCAGCTGATGGCCGAAGGAGATCGGCTGGGCGTGCTGCAGGTGGGTCATCCCGGGCGCCGGCGTGTCGACGTGCGTCTCCGCGACGTCGACGAGGGCCTCGGACAGGCCGGTCACCGCCACGGCGACCTGGCGGGCGGCCGCGCGCAGGTAGAGGCGCAGGTCGGTCGCGACCTGGTCGTTGCGGCTGCGGCCGGCGCGCAGCTTGCCCCCGAGGGTGCCGAGCCGTTCGATCAGGGCGCGCTCGAGCGCGGTGTGCACGTCCTCGTCCTCGACGGTGGGCAGGAACCGCCCGGCCTCGACGTCGGCGGCGACCTCGTCGAGCGCGCCGAGCATCGCGGCGAGCTCGGCGTCGTCGAGCAGCCCGGCGCGGTACAGGACCCGGGCGTGTGCCTTCGACGCGAGCAGGTCGTACGGGGCGAGCCGCCAGTCGAAGTGCACGCTCACCGAGAGTTGCGCGAGCGCCTCGGCCGGCCCGCCGGCGAACCGTCCGCCCCACAGCCGCAGCGGCGCTCCCCCGGCCCCAGCCTCACCGGCCTGGCCAGCGAGGCCGGCCTCTCGTGCCGTCGCGCCCGGGCTGTCGCCGGTCGTCTCCACCTCAGTTGCTCCCTACGTCCACGCGACTGCCCTGCGTCGCGGTCTCGTCTGTGTCTCGCGGTGTGTCGTCTCACGGTGTGTCTCACGGCGCGCGTGTCCGCGGGCGCCGGGTCTGGCACGGGTCGGACCGGCCGACGACGTGTCAGGCCGGTCCTGCTCGTACTGGCGGATCGTCCTCGTCGTCCCCGCCGAGCCGGCCACGGCCCTCGGCTAGCCCGAGCAGCCGCCCGGCCAGCCGTGGCCCGCTCGGCGCGGAGGCCACCGTCGGCTCGAGCCCGTCCGGGTCGACGCCGGCGGGCCGAACGTGAAGGTGCGCCGGCGCGAGCGCCCGGCAGACGACGAGAACCGTGTCATCGCCGGCGATGGTGCCCATGACCTCCGGCAGCGCGGCGCGGTCCAGCGCCGACGCGAACAGCTGCGCGGCGCCCGGCGGGGTGCGCAGCACGACGAGGTCGCCGTTGGCCTCCGCCGAGACCAGCAGGTCCTCGCACAGCCGGGACAGCGGCAGCCGGACCGTCTCCGCCGGCGCCAGGCCGGGATCAACCGTGTAGACGAGGGTGCCGTCCTGGCCGCGGACCTTGGTCGCGCCCAGCTCCTCCAGGTCGCGCGAGAGCGTCGCCTGGGTCACCCGGACGCCCTCGGCCGCGAGCAGCCGGGCGAGCTCGGTCTGGGAGCGCACCGGGTGCGCCGCGACCAGCGCCGCCAGCCGGGCCTGCCGGGCGCGTTTGGTCAGCGGCGCCGCCGGCCTCGTGCCCGATGTCATAACACCCCTGTGGTCGTCACGATGAGGGTTCGGTCGCGGGGGACCCCGCCGCGACGATGGAGAGTGGCGCGGGGCGAGGCCCCGTGCCCGGGAGGGCGTTTCCAGCGGTCAGACGGCCGCCCCGGCGATGGTCGTGGCCGGCGCGGCGTCGTGGGAGCCGCCCGCGCCGCCCTGGTGAGCGAACAGGAAGCCGAGCAGCGCCTTCTGGGCGTGCAGCCGGTTCTCGGCCTGGTCGAAGACCACCGAGCGCGGGCCGTCGATCACGGCGCCGGCGATCTCCTCGCCGCGGTGCGCCGGCAGGCAGTGCATCACGATCGCGGACGGCCTGGCCGCGGCGAGAAGCGCCTCGTTGACCTGGTACGGCCGGAAGGCGTCGACGCGACCGGCGGCGTTCGCCTCCTGGCCCATGGACGTCCAGACGTCGGTGTAGAGCACGTCGGCGCCGTCGGCCGCCGCGCGCGGGTCGGTGAGGACCTCGACGGCCCCACCGGTACTCGCGCCGATCTCGGTGGCCTGCCGGACGACATCAGGGGCCGGCTCCATGCCCGGCGGGGTGGCGACCCGGACCCGCATCCCGGCCGTCGCCCCGGCGAGCAGCAGCGAGTGCGCGACGTTGTTGCCGTCACCGACGTAGGTGAGCGTCACCCCGGCGAGCCCGCCGAACACGCCGCGGATCGTCTGCAGGTCGGCGAGCGCCTGGCAGGGATGGGTGAAGTCGGACAGCGCGTTGACCACCGGCACGGAGGCGGCCGCGGCCATCCGGTCGGCCCGCTCCTGGCCGAAGGTGCGGATGACGATCGCGTCGACGTAGCGGGACAGCACCCGCGCCACGTCCTCGATGGTCTCGCGCTGTCCCAGCTGGACCGTGTTGGCGTCCAGGACGACCGGGTGGCCGCCGAGCTCGGCGACGCCGACCTCGAACGACACCCGGGTGCGGGCCGACGGCTTCTCGAAGATCAACGCGACCGACGCGCCGGCCAGCGGGCGGGCGACGGCCGGGGATCGCCGCGTCGCCTTGAACCGGTCGGCGGAGTCCAGCACCAACGCCTGCTCGGCGGGCGTCAGGTCGCTGTCCAGGAGAAAGTGGCGGATCGTCATGGGCTGACCTTACGGTTCTGGAGCCGGCGGACCGCCGGTCGAATCCTGGCCCCGGCGGGCATCAGGCGCCCTGTTCCGCCGCGGCGGCGGCGATGCCGGGCAGGGCGGCGAGGAAGGCGTCGACGTCGGCCTCGGGGAGCACGAGCGGCGGGGCGAGCCGGACGGTGTTCGGCGCGATCCCGTTGACCAGGAACCCGGCGGCGCGGGCCGCCGCCTCGAAGGCACCGGCCGTCGGCGTCGTCAGCTCGATCGCCCACCACAGCCCCATGCCGCGCACGCCACCGATACCGGGGACGCGGGCGTCCGCCGCCGCCCGGATTCCGGCCGCGAGCCGCGCGCCGACCCGGGTCGCCGACGCCAGCAGCCCCTCGGACTCGATGGTGTCGAGGACGGCGAGTGCCGCCGCGCAGACGACGGGGCCGCCGCCGAAGGTGCTGCCGTGCTCGCCGGGGCCGAGCAGGCTGCCCGCGGGCCCGATGCCGATGCAGGCCCCGATGGGCAGCCCACCGGCCAGCCCCTTGGCGAGGGTGACGACGTCCGGCAGGACGCCCTCGTTCTGGTGGGCGAACCAGGCACCGGTCCGGCCGATGCCGCTCTGGATCTCGTCGAGGATGAGCAGCGCCCCGGTCTCGTCGCACAGCGCCCGCGCGGCGGCCAGGTAGCCGGGAGGGGGCGGGATCACGCCCGCCTCGCCGAGCGTCGGCTCCAGGAACACCGCCGCGGTGCGCTCGCTGATCGCCTCCTTCAGGGCCGCGACGTCGCCGTAGGGGACGAAGCGGGCGCCGGGCACCAACGGCTCGAACGGCGCGCGCTTGCCGGGCTGGCCGGTGATCGAGAGCGCTCCGAGCGTCCGGCCGTGGAACGACCCATCGGTCGCGATGATCTCCGTCCGACCGGTCTTGCGGCTGATCTTGATGGCGCACTCGTTGGCCTCGGCGCCGGAGTTCCCGAAGAAGATCCGCGCGTCCGCCCCCAGCAGCGCGACCAGCCGCTCGGCGAGCAGCACCTGCGGCTCGTTGACGTACAGGTTCGACGTGTGGCAGAGCCGCGAGACCTGGCTGGTGACGGCGGCGGCGACCGCCGGGTGGCCGTGGCCGAGCACGGACACGGCGATCCCGGCGAGCAGGTCGACGTACTCGTTCCCGTCGACGTCCCACACCCGGGTGCCCTCGCCGCGCGTGAGCGCGACCGCCGGGCGGCCGTAGGTGCCCATGATGACCTTGTCACGCCGGTCGAACAGGTCGGCCACGGCGGTGGGGGCGATCTGGCTCACTGGGGACCTCCGGACGGGCTGGTCAGGGTCGACGGGGTCGGCGCGAACGCGGAGGGCGCGGCGGGCTGGCCGGCGACGGTGGCCGCCCCCACGATGTCGGACTGCTTGGCGGCAGGGGTGATCAGGGTGCCGACGCCCTCGTCGGTGAAGATCTCCAGGAGGACGGCGTGCGGCACCCGGCCGTCGAGGACGTGCGCCTGCGGCACACCGCCCTGGACGGCGCGCAGGCACGCCTCCATCTTCGGGATCATCCCGGCGGTGAGGCTCGGCAGCATCGCCTCCAGCTCGGTGGCGTCCAGCTCGCTGATCACCTCGTCCGAGTTCGGCCAGTCGGCGTAGAGGCCGTCGACGTCGGTGAGCACGACGAACTTGGCCGCGCCGAGGGCGACGGCGAGCGCCGCGGCCGCGGTGTCGGCGTTGACGTTGTAGACGCCGCCGTCCTCGCCGCGGGCGACCGTCGCCACCACCGGGACCTTGCCAGAGTCGAGCAGCGCGTTCACCGTCTCCGGGGCGACCTCGACGACGTCGCCGACCAGGCCGATGTCGACCTCCTCGCCGTCGACGATCGCGCCGCGGCGCCGGGCGGTGAACATGTTCGCGTCCTCGCCGGACAGGCCCACGGCGAACGGGCCGTGGTTGTTGACCAGGCCGACCACGTCCCGGTTCACCTGGCCGACGAGCACCATCCGGACGATCTCCATCGTCTCCGGAGTGGTGACCCGCAGGCCGCCGGTGAACGTGGACTCCACCCCCAGGCGGTTCAGATGCGCGGTGATCTGCGGGCCGCCGCCGTGCACGACGGCGACCCGGATCCCGGCGAGCCGCAGGAAGACGACGTCCTCGGCGAACGCCTCGCGCAGCGCCGGCGTCGTCATCGCGTTGCCGCCGTACTTGATGACGACGGTGGCGCCGTGGAACCGGGCGAGCCAGGGCAGCGCCTCGACGAGCACCCGGGTCTTCGGCAGCGCCGCGTGCCCGCGCGCCCCCGCCGGACCGCCCGTCCGCCCCGCCGCGCCGTCAACGCCGTTAGCGACCGTCATGACCCCTTCTTCCAAAAAATACTGTTCTCCGAGAACCCGTTCTCCGCGCCGACCCCGCGTCTTCGCGGAGTCCGGCACGGCGCAAGGCCGCGAGCGAAGCAAAGCGGACTTGTGACGGGCCGGACGGAGCGAACCATCAATCAGGTCGAGTAGGCGGAGTTCTCGTAGACGTAGCCGTCCGTCAGGTCGTTGGTCCAGATCGTCGCCTCGGCGCCGCCCGCGTGCAGGTCGGCGATGATGGCGATCCCCCGGCCGGAGAGGTCGACGAGGTCACGCGACTCGCCGGGCGCGCCGGCCCGGCAGACCCAGACGCCGTTCATCGCGACGTCGAGCTCGTCGGGCTCGAAGGCGGCGCTGGTGGTGCCGATCGCGGCGAGCACCCGGCCCCAGTTGGCGTCCTTGCCGTAGAGGGCGCACTTGAGCAGGTTGTTGCGGGCGATGGCCCGGCCGACCTCCAGCGCGTCGTCCTCGGTCGCCGCGCCGGTCACGGTGATCGCGATGTCCTTCGTGGCGCCCTCGGCGTCGCCGATCATCTGCTTGCCGAGGTCCATGCAGACCTCGGTGACCAGCGCCGTGAGCTCCTCCTCGGGCAACGTCACGCCGGAGGCGCCGGAAGCGAGCAGCAGCACGGTGTCGTTGGTGGACAGGCAGCCGTCGGAGTCGATCCGCTGGAACGTCAGCCGGGTGGCCTCCAGCACCGCGCGGCCGAGCGTCGCCGCGTCCGCGACCGCGTCGGTGGTGACGACGACGAGCATCGTCGCCAGGGACGGAGCGAGCATCGCCGCCCCCTTGCCCATGCCGCCGACCGTGACCGACCCGTCCGCCGACGTCCGGACCGCCTGCTTGCTGATGGTGTCGGTCGTCCGGATCGCCTCGGCGGCGGCCGGGCCGCCCTCGGCGGACAGCTGCGGAACGGTCCGCGTCACGCCGTTGAGAAGCAGGTCCATCGGCAGCCGGACGCCGATCAGGCCGGTCGAGCAGACCCCGACGTCGCCGGCGCCGATCCCGAGCGCCTTCCCGACGTGCTCGGCGGTGTGATGGGTGTCCGCGAACCCCTCCGGCCCGGTGCAGGCGTTGGCGCCGCCCGAGTTGAGCACGACCGCGCGCAGCCGCCCGTCGGCCAGCGCCTGGCGGGTCCACTGGACGGGCGCCGCCTGCACCCGGTTGGTGGTGAACACGCCGGCCGCGGCGTCCGACGGCCCGTCGTTGACGACGAGCGCGACATCCGGACGCCCGGACGGCTTCAGGCCGGCCGCGACACCTGCGGCCTTGAAGCCCTTCGGGGCGGTGACGCTCACGTTCGTTCCTCATTTCTTCGGGCACGCGACGATGGCGCCGCCTCGCGCGGGGAAAACCGGGATGTCAGGTCAGGGGGCGAGGCCGGTGACGGGCAGGCCCGTGGTCTCCGGCAGGCCGAGCATCAGGTTGGCGCACTGGATGGCCTGGCCCGCGGCGCCCTTGGTGAGGTTGTCGATCGCCGAGACGACGACCACCCGGCCGGCCTCCTCGTCGACCGTGGCCTGCAGGTGGACGGTGTTGCTGCCGAGGGTCGCCGACGTGCGGGGCCAGCGGCCGGCCGGGAGCACCTTCACGAACGGCTCGTCGGCGTAGAACGCGCGCAGGATCCCGGTGACCAGGTCCTCGTCGAACCCGAGGCCCACCCCGAGCTCGTCCGTGCCGGCCTTGGCCGACGGGCGGGCGGTGCAGGTCGCGAGGATGCCGCGCGGCATCGGGGCGAGCGTGGTGGTGAACGACAGGCGGACCGCCGCGGCCGGCGCGGGCGCGGTGGCGGCGACCCTGGTCAGCGTCTGGACGATCTCCGGACGGTGCTGGTGGCGGCCGACCTTGTAGGCGGTGACGTCGCCCATGACCTCGGAACCGAGCAGGTTCACCTTGGCCGACCGGCCGGCGCCGGAGGTGCCGCTGGCCGCGACGGTGACCAGGTCGGACGGGTCGATGACGCCGGCGATGATCAGTGGGGCGTAGGCCAGCGCGACCGCCGTGGGGTAGCAGCCCGGGGCCGCGACGCGGCGCGCTGCGGCGATCTCGGCGCGTGCGCCGGGGATCTCCGGCAGGCCGTAGGTCCAGTTGCCGGCGTGCGTGCCGCCGTAGGCCTTCGCCCAGGCCGCCGGGTCGGCGAGCCGGAAGTCGGCGCCGAGGTCGACGATCCTGACCTCCGCCGGGATGGTCGCGGCGACGGCCGCGGACTGGCCGTGCGGTAGAGCGAGGAAGACCAGGTCGGCGCCCGCGGCCACGGCCGTCTCGGTGTCGACGAAGGCCTGGCCGGCCAGGTCGGGCAGGTGCGGGTGGATCTCGGCGATGTCCTGGCCCGCGTTGCTGTGCGCCGCCACCGCCCCGATCTCGATCTCCGGGTGCCCGAGCAGGAGGCGCAGGAGCTCCCCGCCGCCGTACCCGCTGCCGCCGATGACCGCCGCTGTCATGCCCATGGCCGCAATTCTATGCACGCATCCGCATGAACATCCAGCCCCTTTTTCATCCCGCCAGACCGTGGGCACGCGGACGGTCCGGTCGGGTCGCGGACAGGACGGCGTCGGTGGGGTTGGCCGCTGCAACGATCGAGTCATGACGATGACGGCACTGGCCGGATTCGGAGTGGGATGGCGGCCCGAGCTGGCCGCGGCCCTCGCGGAGCGCACCGACCTCACGTTCGTCGAGGTGATCGCGGAGAACGTCCCTCTCGACCGGCACGGACGGCCACCGCGGTCCGGATCGGCGGCGACGGATCTGGGCGTGCCCGTGGTCCCCCATGGCATCGGGCTCTCCCTCGGTGGCGCCGAGCCGCCCGACCCGGCCCGCGTGCGCCGGCTCGCCGCCGTCGCCGAGGCCGTCGGGGCGCCCCTGGTCAGCGAGCACGTCGCGTTCGTTCGCGCGGACGGCCACGAGGCCGGGCACCTGCTGCCCGTCCCGTATACCCGCGACGCGCTGGACGTGCTGGTCGCCAATGTCCGGATCGCGTGCGCCGAGCTGCCCGTACCGCTGGCGCTGGAGAACCCCGGCGCGCTGCTGCGCTGGCCGGACGACGAGCTCACGCCCGCCGACTTCCTCGCGGAGCTGGTCGAGCGCACCGACGCCCACCTGCTCGTCGACGTCGCCAACTTCCACGGCGACACGGTCAACCACGGCCTCGACCCCGCCGCCACCTTCGACCGACTGCCCTGGGAACGGGTCGCCTACCTGCACGTCGCCGGCGGCGTGATTCAACACCACCGCTACCACGACACCCACCTGCACCCGGTCGGCCCGGCGCAGCTGGAACTGTTGGCCGAGGCGGTCCGGCGGCTCCCACCGGGGCGGGCCG
Above is a window of Pseudofrankia saprophytica DNA encoding:
- the argB gene encoding acetylglutamate kinase; protein product: MTVANGVDGAAGRTGGPAGARGHAALPKTRVLVEALPWLARFHGATVVIKYGGNAMTTPALREAFAEDVVFLRLAGIRVAVVHGGGPQITAHLNRLGVESTFTGGLRVTTPETMEIVRMVLVGQVNRDVVGLVNNHGPFAVGLSGEDANMFTARRRGAIVDGEEVDIGLVGDVVEVAPETVNALLDSGKVPVVATVARGEDGGVYNVNADTAAAALAVALGAAKFVVLTDVDGLYADWPNSDEVISELDATELEAMLPSLTAGMIPKMEACLRAVQGGVPQAHVLDGRVPHAVLLEIFTDEGVGTLITPAAKQSDIVGAATVAGQPAAPSAFAPTPSTLTSPSGGPQ
- the argC gene encoding N-acetyl-gamma-glutamyl-phosphate reductase, which translates into the protein MGMTAAVIGGSGYGGGELLRLLLGHPEIEIGAVAAHSNAGQDIAEIHPHLPDLAGQAFVDTETAVAAGADLVFLALPHGQSAAVAATIPAEVRIVDLGADFRLADPAAWAKAYGGTHAGNWTYGLPEIPGARAEIAAARRVAAPGCYPTAVALAYAPLIIAGVIDPSDLVTVAASGTSGAGRSAKVNLLGSEVMGDVTAYKVGRHQHRPEIVQTLTRVAATAPAPAAAVRLSFTTTLAPMPRGILATCTARPSAKAGTDELGVGLGFDEDLVTGILRAFYADEPFVKVLPAGRWPRTSATLGSNTVHLQATVDEEAGRVVVVSAIDNLTKGAAGQAIQCANLMLGLPETTGLPVTGLAP
- a CDS encoding acetylornithine transaminase; the protein is MGTYGRPAVALTRGEGTRVWDVDGNEYVDLLAGIAVSVLGHGHPAVAAAVTSQVSRLCHTSNLYVNEPQVLLAERLVALLGADARIFFGNSGAEANECAIKISRKTGRTEIIATDGSFHGRTLGALSITGQPGKRAPFEPLVPGARFVPYGDVAALKEAISERTAAVFLEPTLGEAGVIPPPPGYLAAARALCDETGALLILDEIQSGIGRTGAWFAHQNEGVLPDVVTLAKGLAGGLPIGACIGIGPAGSLLGPGEHGSTFGGGPVVCAAALAVLDTIESEGLLASATRVGARLAAGIRAAADARVPGIGGVRGMGLWWAIELTTPTAGAFEAAARAAGFLVNGIAPNTVRLAPPLVLPEADVDAFLAALPGIAAAAAEQGA
- the argJ gene encoding bifunctional glutamate N-acetyltransferase/amino-acid acetyltransferase ArgJ, whose product is MSVTAPKGFKAAGVAAGLKPSGRPDVALVVNDGPSDAAAGVFTTNRVQAAPVQWTRQALADGRLRAVVLNSGGANACTGPEGFADTHHTAEHVGKALGIGAGDVGVCSTGLIGVRLPMDLLLNGVTRTVPQLSAEGGPAAAEAIRTTDTISKQAVRTSADGSVTVGGMGKGAAMLAPSLATMLVVVTTDAVADAATLGRAVLEATRLTFQRIDSDGCLSTNDTVLLLASGASGVTLPEEELTALVTEVCMDLGKQMIGDAEGATKDIAITVTGAATEDDALEVGRAIARNNLLKCALYGKDANWGRVLAAIGTTSAAFEPDELDVAMNGVWVCRAGAPGESRDLVDLSGRGIAIIADLHAGGAEATIWTNDLTDGYVYENSAYST
- a CDS encoding DUF692 domain-containing protein yields the protein MTMTALAGFGVGWRPELAAALAERTDLTFVEVIAENVPLDRHGRPPRSGSAATDLGVPVVPHGIGLSLGGAEPPDPARVRRLAAVAEAVGAPLVSEHVAFVRADGHEAGHLLPVPYTRDALDVLVANVRIACAELPVPLALENPGALLRWPDDELTPADFLAELVERTDAHLLVDVANFHGDTVNHGLDPAATFDRLPWERVAYLHVAGGVIQHHRYHDTHLHPVGPAQLELLAEAVRRLPPGRAAYLLERDGHYPPVAEFHAECDRAVMAATNPERRVS
- the argR gene encoding arginine repressor codes for the protein MTSGTRPAAPLTKRARQARLAALVAAHPVRSQTELARLLAAEGVRVTQATLSRDLEELGATKVRGQDGTLVYTVDPGLAPAETVRLPLSRLCEDLLVSAEANGDLVVLRTPPGAAQLFASALDRAALPEVMGTIAGDDTVLVVCRALAPAHLHVRPAGVDPDGLEPTVASAPSGPRLAGRLLGLAEGRGRLGGDDEDDPPVRAGPA
- the argH gene encoding argininosuccinate lyase; its protein translation is METTGDSPGATAREAGLAGQAGEAGAGGAPLRLWGGRFAGGPAEALAQLSVSVHFDWRLAPYDLLASKAHARVLYRAGLLDDAELAAMLGALDEVAADVEAGRFLPTVEDEDVHTALERALIERLGTLGGKLRAGRSRNDQVATDLRLYLRAAARQVAVAVTGLSEALVDVAETHVDTPAPGMTHLQHAQPISFGHQLLAHVHAFVRDVDRLRDWDRRAAVCSLGAGALAGSSLPLDPEGVAAELGFDRAFANSIDAVSDRDFAAEFLFVAAMIGVHLSRLGEELVLWTSREFAWVELDDAFATGSSIMPQKKNPDVGELARGKSGRLIGNLAGLLATLKGLPLAYDRDLQEDKEPVFDAVDTLLVVLPAVTGTVATMKVRAERLAAAAPDGFSLATDVAEYLVRRGVPFRSAHEAVGALVAWCVVEGVDLHEVSDERLAEISPELTPDVRTVLSVAGALDARSAPGGTAPARVRDQVVALRGALGADRKWGVG
- the argF gene encoding ornithine carbamoyltransferase → MTIRHFLLDSDLTPAEQALVLDSADRFKATRRSPAVARPLAGASVALIFEKPSARTRVSFEVGVAELGGHPVVLDANTVQLGQRETIEDVARVLSRYVDAIVIRTFGQERADRMAAAASVPVVNALSDFTHPCQALADLQTIRGVFGGLAGVTLTYVGDGNNVAHSLLLAGATAGMRVRVATPPGMEPAPDVVRQATEIGASTGGAVEVLTDPRAAADGADVLYTDVWTSMGQEANAAGRVDAFRPYQVNEALLAAARPSAIVMHCLPAHRGEEIAGAVIDGPRSVVFDQAENRLHAQKALLGFLFAHQGGAGGSHDAAPATTIAGAAV
- a CDS encoding DNA-3-methyladenine glycosylase, translating into MGRRLTGPGSRDGQPLPEEFYVRPVLAVARDLLGATIRHGQVSVRLTEVEAYGGTDDPASHAARGPTPRSAVMFGPAGRAYVYFIYGMHWCLNLVCGPPGMAAAVLVRAGEVVDGLAAARAGAPRLSDRDLARGPGRLARALGVDGSLTGSPVTGGGPITVERDQGYGESREIGSVLTGPRVGIRTARDVPWRLWLAGHPTVSGARPGRHPSAPRPDPGGPAAR